The Mucilaginibacter gracilis genomic interval TGATTTTTGTTTTGATGGAAGCCATCAAACGATAATTCATAAAAAGCGGTAAGTGCCAGTAATATAACGGCTCCAAAAGCAACGGCCATACCAACGATATTAATAAATGCAAACGATTTGTGTTTCCACAAACTGCGCCATGCCGTTTTGATATAGTTTTTAATCATGATTTTTATAACTTTCTTGATTGATGATTCTTAACTTTTGTCTCCCTGCTACTCGTTCTTTAAACTATTTACCGGGTTAGCCAATGCAGCTTTTGCCGATTGGAAACTGATGGTTAACAAAGCGATAACTACAACTGCCATACCAGAGAAAACGAAGGTCCACAAACTGATATTTATTCTGTAAGCAAACCCTTGCAGCCATTTATCCATAGCAAGCCAGGCCACAGGTACAGCTATTACAATAGCGATTAAAACCAGCTTGATAAAGTCTTTAGCTAACAGTGCGATGATTAGCGATGAGGTTGCGCCCAGCACTTTACGTACACCAATTTCGCGGGTGCGTACCTGGGCAGTAAAGGCCGCCAAACCTAACAAACCAAGGCACGAAATAAATATGGCTATACCCGCAAAGTAATTGAACAGGGTTCCTTCGCGTTGTTCGCCGCGGTAAAGGCTGTCGAATATATCATCCAAAAACAAATAGCTAAAAGGGAATTGCCCGTTATATTGCTTAAATTGTTCGCTTGCCGCTGCTATTGCTTTTGGAGCATCGTTACCCGTTGTTTTGATGTAAAGTGTTCCAAAATTTTGAGTATTGTAATAGAATATTGCAGGTGCTATTTTTTGTTTAAAGGATGCAAAGTGAAAATCTTTAACAACACCGATAATGGTACCATTAACTTTCCCCATCCTAAAGTTTTTACCTATCGGGTTTTTCATACCCAACTGATCTGCGGCGGTTTGGTTTAGAATATAATGTGTGCTATCGCTAACTGCACCGGTAAAGGATTTGCCACGTAACAAATCGATCTTGAAAAATGATAGAAAATCTTTATCTATCGCCATGGGATGAACAATAAAGGTTTGTCCGGGTTGTTTTCCGTCCCAGCCCGTATCGCCGGTCAATCCACCTATTTCTACAATGTTTTGGTTTGAACGGGTCACCGCTATTATGCCGGGCTGTTTTAATAATTCGGCTTTAACGGCGTCGTAATGTGGGCCAATATCACGCATCTCTAAACCAAACACATGAGTTTTATCATAACCTAAATCCTTTGATCGGATATATTTAAGCTGGCTTGTAATTACCATAGTACCGATAATGAGTACCATAGAGAACACAAACTGTGTTACCACCAATATTTTGCGGAACAAAACAGCACCAATACCTAAAGATATTTTGCCTTTTAACGCTTTAAGGGGCTCAAATGATGATAGTAGCAAAGCTGGATAAATACTTGATGCTGCCAGCGTGCACAATACCGTAGCCAGCATAATAAGCCAAACACTGTAGTTATTTAAACTGAATTGCAGGTATTTGCCTGATAGCTGATTGAATACAGGTACCAGTAAAAAAATAAGCCCTAAAGCTAAGATTGCGGCTAACGCGAATAGCAAACCCGTTTCAACTATGAACTGTAAAAAGAGATGGCTCCTGTTTGCTCCGATAATTTTCCGCATGCTGATCTCTTTGGAGCGTAACATGGACCTGGCTGTGGAAAGGTTTACGTAGTTGATACATGCTATTGTTAATATCAATAAAGCGATAATGATAAACATGCGTACCGTTTGTATACCGTTAGCGGTGCCATCAGCATTGTATAATCGTAATTTTGCTAATGGTAGCAACAGGTATTCCACATCAGTGTCATCTGGCTTATGGCTCAAGTGTATTTTGAGTAAGTCGGCATTTAGTTTTTTAAGATCAATGCCGGGCCTGGTTAGTAAATAAGTGCTATAGCTAAAATTAATAAAATCGTTATTAAAATCGCTGTTAATTGTCTTTAGCTTTTTAATATGATAGCTCATCGGCATCATCATATCACACCTGATGCTGGAGTTTTTCGGAAAATCACCAATCACACCACTTACCGTAAAATTCTCTTTGTTATTATCGGCAATTATAATTTTGCCTATGGCATTTTCTGTACCAAAGTATTTTAGGGCCGTTTGTTTAGTAATTATAATTGAGTTATCGGTGCCAAAAGGTTTAGCGGAATTGCCTTGAATGAGCGGAAAATCAAATACTGAAAAGAAAGACTGATCG includes:
- a CDS encoding ABC transporter permease, whose amino-acid sequence is MIKNYIKTAWRSLLKNKFYSLINIAGLTVGLAIGIMILLWAQDELSYDSFHKLGANIYKVEIWGGTGSSRQIWTASVAPIGQLAKQQLPDVKDAVRTTGNDDFSVYKYQDKSFSDQRVIYTDQSFFSVFDFPLIQGNSAKPFGTDNSIIITKQTALKYFGTENAIGKIIIADNNKENFTVSGVIGDFPKNSSIRCDMMMPMSYHIKKLKTINSDFNNDFINFSYSTYLLTRPGIDLKKLNADLLKIHLSHKPDDTDVEYLLLPLAKLRLYNADGTANGIQTVRMFIIIALLILTIACINYVNLSTARSMLRSKEISMRKIIGANRSHLFLQFIVETGLLFALAAILALGLIFLLVPVFNQLSGKYLQFSLNNYSVWLIMLATVLCTLAASSIYPALLLSSFEPLKALKGKISLGIGAVLFRKILVVTQFVFSMVLIIGTMVITSQLKYIRSKDLGYDKTHVFGLEMRDIGPHYDAVKAELLKQPGIIAVTRSNQNIVEIGGLTGDTGWDGKQPGQTFIVHPMAIDKDFLSFFKIDLLRGKSFTGAVSDSTHYILNQTAADQLGMKNPIGKNFRMGKVNGTIIGVVKDFHFASFKQKIAPAIFYYNTQNFGTLYIKTTGNDAPKAIAAASEQFKQYNGQFPFSYLFLDDIFDSLYRGEQREGTLFNYFAGIAIFISCLGLLGLAAFTAQVRTREIGVRKVLGATSSLIIALLAKDFIKLVLIAIVIAVPVAWLAMDKWLQGFAYRINISLWTFVFSGMAVVVIALLTISFQSAKAALANPVNSLKNE